One stretch of Clavibacter californiensis DNA includes these proteins:
- a CDS encoding Maf family protein produces MTTRLHLASTSPARLALLRSAGIEPVVLPSDVDEPAAVAAAEARQGPLGPEDMVQLLARAKAEAVVGQLVAGAPITGLVLGGDSAFETDGVVHGKPHTVERATERWRAQRGREGRLHSGHWLIEVADGRIVRGIGRAAVADVRFRADITDAEIDAYVATGEPLLVAGSFTIDSLGAAFIERIQGDPSTVVGLSLPTLRGLVRELGAEWTDLWNRQGAVEARLV; encoded by the coding sequence GTGACCACGCGCCTCCACCTCGCCTCCACGTCCCCCGCCCGCCTGGCCCTGCTGCGCTCCGCCGGCATCGAGCCCGTCGTGCTGCCCTCCGACGTCGACGAGCCCGCCGCGGTCGCGGCCGCCGAGGCGCGCCAGGGTCCGCTCGGCCCCGAGGACATGGTGCAGCTGCTCGCGCGCGCCAAGGCCGAGGCGGTCGTCGGGCAGCTCGTCGCGGGTGCGCCGATCACGGGCCTCGTGCTCGGCGGCGACTCGGCCTTCGAGACCGACGGCGTCGTGCACGGCAAGCCGCACACGGTCGAGCGCGCCACCGAGCGCTGGCGGGCGCAGCGCGGCCGGGAGGGGCGGCTGCACTCCGGGCACTGGCTGATCGAGGTGGCCGACGGCCGCATCGTGCGCGGCATCGGGCGCGCGGCCGTCGCGGACGTCCGCTTCCGCGCCGACATCACCGACGCGGAGATCGACGCCTACGTCGCGACGGGCGAGCCGCTGCTCGTCGCCGGGTCGTTCACCATCGACAGCCTGGGCGCCGCCTTCATCGAGCGGATCCAGGGCGACCCGAGCACGGTCGTCGGCCTCTCGCTGCCCACCCTCCGCGGGCTCGTCCGGGAGCTCGGCGCGGAGTGGACGGACCTCTGGAACCGTCAGGGCGCCGTGGAGGCGCGGCTCGTCTGA
- a CDS encoding purine-nucleoside phosphorylase, with product MTYSNPLESPDADPQEIARQAARQIAELTGVERHDIALTLGSGWGKAADLIGETTAAIPATEVVGFSKPALEGHVGSLRSVLLPSGRRALVIGARTHYYEGHGVRRVVHSVRTAAATGATTMILTNGAGGIREHWTPGTPVLISDHINLTADSPLEGATFIDLTDLYSARLRAIAHEVEPDLDEGVYCQFRGPHYETPAEVQMAKAIGGHIVGMSTALEAIAAREAGMEVLGMSLITNLAAGIQKTPLSHEEVIEAGRAAEGRIGGMLARIVGAL from the coding sequence ATGACGTACAGCAACCCCCTCGAGTCGCCCGACGCCGACCCCCAGGAGATCGCGCGGCAGGCGGCCCGGCAGATCGCCGAGCTCACCGGCGTCGAGCGCCACGACATCGCCCTCACGCTCGGCAGCGGATGGGGGAAGGCGGCGGACCTCATCGGCGAGACCACCGCGGCGATCCCCGCGACGGAGGTCGTCGGCTTCTCGAAGCCCGCGCTCGAGGGCCATGTCGGCTCGCTCCGCAGCGTCCTGCTGCCGTCCGGCCGTCGCGCCCTCGTCATCGGCGCGCGCACCCACTACTACGAGGGCCACGGCGTCCGCCGGGTCGTGCACAGCGTGCGCACCGCGGCGGCCACCGGCGCCACCACGATGATCCTCACCAACGGCGCGGGCGGCATCAGAGAGCACTGGACCCCGGGCACGCCCGTCCTCATCAGCGACCACATCAACCTCACCGCCGACTCCCCGCTCGAGGGCGCGACCTTCATCGACCTCACGGACCTCTACTCCGCGCGGCTCCGGGCGATCGCCCACGAGGTCGAGCCCGACCTCGACGAGGGCGTGTACTGCCAGTTCCGCGGCCCGCACTACGAGACGCCGGCCGAGGTGCAGATGGCGAAGGCGATCGGCGGCCACATCGTCGGCATGTCCACCGCGCTCGAGGCCATCGCCGCCCGCGAGGCCGGCATGGAGGTGCTCGGCATGTCGCTCATCACGAACCTCGCGGCCGGGATCCAGAAGACCCCGCTCAGCCACGAGGAGGTCATCGAGGCCGGCCGCGCCGCCGAGGGCCGCATCGGCGGCATGCTGGCGCGCATCGTGGGCGCCCTGTGA
- a CDS encoding class I SAM-dependent RNA methyltransferase: protein MGEQVGREVEVDVTNMAHGGVSVARHDGRVIFVSDAIPGERVRARITEDSKKSFWRADTVEVLDASPHRRPHVWAEASVDRAPEDRVGGAELGHIHLAHQRELKRQVVVDSLSRMAHVDMDVEVQALPGDDESDGLGWRTRVSLHVADDGLVGPYASRSHRVIPVETLPLATAGVNGAAPFGQRFPGVEGIDLVAPSDGHVRMLLIDGKPQRRDTITERVHDREFKLEAGGFWQVHRRAAETLYDAVQSSIDEALFDPRAANLDLYGGVGLLAAAMGDRFGDTVRITSVESDEVATEFAGDNLAEWVGAASLTARVDRYLQNLVREASPAERRRLQAATVVLDPPRAGAKKPVVDALAELRPAQVVYVACDPVALARDVALFAERGYELRSVRSFDLFPHTHHVESVAVLVPAAS from the coding sequence ATGGGTGAGCAGGTGGGCCGCGAGGTCGAGGTGGACGTGACGAACATGGCGCACGGAGGGGTCTCCGTGGCCAGGCACGACGGCCGGGTGATCTTCGTCTCCGACGCGATCCCCGGCGAGCGAGTGCGGGCGCGCATCACCGAGGACTCGAAGAAGTCGTTCTGGCGCGCCGACACGGTCGAGGTGCTCGACGCGTCGCCGCACCGCCGCCCGCACGTCTGGGCCGAAGCATCCGTCGACCGCGCCCCGGAGGACCGCGTCGGCGGCGCCGAGCTCGGCCACATCCACCTCGCCCACCAGCGCGAGCTCAAGAGGCAGGTCGTGGTCGACTCGCTGTCCCGGATGGCGCACGTCGACATGGACGTCGAGGTGCAGGCGCTCCCCGGCGACGACGAGTCCGACGGCCTCGGCTGGCGCACGCGCGTCAGCCTGCACGTGGCCGACGACGGCCTGGTCGGCCCGTACGCCTCGCGCTCGCACCGGGTGATCCCCGTCGAGACGCTCCCGCTCGCCACCGCCGGCGTCAACGGCGCGGCGCCCTTCGGGCAGCGCTTCCCCGGCGTCGAGGGCATCGATCTCGTCGCCCCCTCTGACGGCCACGTGCGCATGCTGCTCATCGACGGCAAGCCGCAGCGCCGCGACACCATCACCGAGCGCGTCCACGACCGCGAGTTCAAGCTGGAGGCCGGCGGCTTCTGGCAGGTGCACCGCCGTGCCGCCGAGACGCTGTACGACGCCGTCCAGTCCTCCATCGACGAGGCCCTCTTCGACCCGCGCGCCGCGAACCTCGACCTCTACGGCGGGGTCGGACTCCTGGCCGCGGCCATGGGCGACCGCTTCGGCGACACCGTGCGGATCACGAGCGTGGAGAGCGACGAGGTCGCGACCGAGTTCGCCGGCGACAACCTGGCGGAGTGGGTGGGGGCCGCGTCGCTCACGGCGCGCGTCGACCGCTACCTGCAGAATCTCGTCCGCGAGGCGAGCCCCGCCGAGCGTCGTCGCCTGCAGGCGGCGACCGTCGTGCTCGACCCGCCGCGCGCGGGCGCGAAGAAGCCCGTCGTCGACGCGCTCGCCGAGCTGCGCCCGGCGCAGGTCGTCTACGTGGCGTGCGATCCCGTCGCGCTGGCCCGCGACGTGGCGCTGTTCGCGGAGCGCGGCTACGAGCTCCGCTCGGTGCGCTCGTTCGACCTCTTCCCGCACACCCACCACGTCGAGAGCGTGGCCGTGCTGGTGCCCGCGGCCTCCTGA
- a CDS encoding response regulator transcription factor: protein MTETTQGSDQVTGGRPPVRVAVVDDHESVRLGLKAACLDAGFEFILAAANARELVEGLVGRECDVVVLDLSLGDGSSVTDNVKAAQGTGAAVLVHSIADRVASVREALAAGAAGVIPKSSATQTVMAAVATVARGDVLNNLEWATAIDADRDFAKAQLGRRERDVLHLYASGLPLKLVAQQLGIANSTAREYLDRIRVKYVEVGRPAPTKVDLLRRAVEDGILPGLDQDGGDAR, encoded by the coding sequence ATGACCGAGACCACGCAGGGATCCGACCAGGTGACCGGAGGCCGTCCACCCGTCCGCGTCGCCGTCGTCGACGACCACGAGTCGGTGCGCCTCGGCCTCAAGGCCGCGTGCCTCGACGCCGGGTTCGAGTTCATCCTCGCGGCCGCGAACGCCCGCGAGCTCGTCGAGGGCCTGGTCGGCCGGGAGTGCGACGTGGTCGTGCTCGACCTCTCGCTGGGGGACGGCTCCTCCGTCACCGACAACGTCAAGGCCGCGCAGGGCACGGGTGCCGCGGTTCTCGTCCACAGCATCGCCGACCGCGTCGCGAGCGTCCGCGAGGCGCTCGCCGCCGGCGCCGCCGGGGTGATCCCCAAGTCGTCGGCCACGCAGACCGTCATGGCGGCCGTCGCCACCGTCGCGCGCGGCGACGTGCTCAACAACCTGGAGTGGGCGACAGCCATCGACGCGGACCGCGACTTCGCGAAGGCGCAGCTCGGCCGGCGCGAGCGCGACGTGCTGCACCTGTACGCGTCCGGCCTGCCGCTCAAGCTGGTGGCGCAGCAGCTGGGCATCGCGAACAGCACGGCGCGCGAGTACCTCGACCGGATCCGCGTGAAGTACGTCGAGGTCGGCCGCCCCGCCCCCACCAAGGTGGACCTCCTGCGACGCGCCGTGGAGGACGGCATCCTCCCCGGACTGGACCAGGACGGCGGCGATGCCCGCTAG
- a CDS encoding biotin--[acetyl-CoA-carboxylase] ligase — MDLPLSRLAAPRLLALHSVGSTNDELSRRATADPAAWPDGSVVLTLDQTAGRGRRGRVWVAPPGRTLAVSVLCVPGRADLDPGWLPLVAGLALVATLRDLVPAPAEVTLKWPNDVHVDGRKVSGILGELVAPGRVLVGTGLNLTLEEAELPTPTSTSLRLAGVPDPDVDAILAAYLRAFRTRYLAWVDADGDARAAGLVDELDRTCATIGRDVRVELPGGGELLGRATGVDDDGRLTVESAADRAVTSVAAGDVTHLRYQ, encoded by the coding sequence ATGGACCTCCCCCTCAGCCGCCTCGCCGCCCCGCGCCTCCTCGCCCTGCACTCGGTCGGCTCGACCAACGACGAGCTCTCCCGGCGGGCGACCGCGGATCCGGCCGCGTGGCCGGACGGATCCGTCGTGCTCACCCTCGACCAGACCGCGGGGCGCGGCCGCCGTGGCCGCGTCTGGGTGGCGCCGCCCGGGCGGACCCTCGCGGTCAGCGTGCTCTGCGTCCCCGGGCGCGCGGACCTCGACCCCGGCTGGCTGCCGCTCGTGGCGGGCCTCGCGCTCGTCGCGACCCTGCGCGACCTCGTGCCCGCACCGGCCGAGGTGACGCTCAAGTGGCCGAACGACGTGCACGTGGACGGCCGGAAGGTCTCCGGGATCCTCGGCGAGCTGGTCGCGCCCGGCCGCGTGCTGGTGGGCACGGGCCTCAACCTCACGCTCGAGGAGGCCGAGCTGCCGACGCCCACCTCCACGTCCCTGCGGCTGGCGGGCGTGCCGGACCCGGACGTGGACGCGATCCTGGCCGCCTACCTCCGGGCGTTCCGCACCAGGTACCTGGCCTGGGTGGACGCCGACGGCGACGCGCGCGCGGCCGGGCTCGTCGACGAGCTGGACCGCACGTGCGCCACGATCGGCCGCGACGTCCGCGTCGAGCTGCCGGGCGGCGGCGAGCTCCTCGGGCGCGCCACCGGGGTCGACGACGACGGGCGGCTCACCGTCGAGTCCGCCGCGGATCGGGCCGTCACGTCTGTCGCCGCGGGCGACGTGACGCATCTGCGGTATCAATGA
- a CDS encoding acyl-CoA carboxylase subunit beta: MYTTAGKLADLKRRYHEAVTASGEAAIEKQHARGKMTARERIDQLLDHGSFVELDEFVRHRTHAFGMDAKRPYGDSVVTGTGTINGRQVAVYSQDFTIFGGSLGEVAGEKIVKVMELAIKTGVPIIGILDSGGARIQEGVVALGKYGEIFRLNTRASGVIPQISLIMGPAAGGAVYSPALTDFVIMVDKTSHMFVTGPDVIKTVTGEEVGFEELGGALTHNKVSGVAHYLASDEDDALDYARTLLGFLPDNNLAELPDFPRTVDLEMTARDHELDTIIPDSPNQPYDMKTIIERIVDDGEFLETQPLFAPNIIVGFARVEGRSVGIVANQPNAMAGTLNIEAGEKASRFVRFCDAFSIPILTLVDVPGYLPGTEQEWTGVIRRGAKLLYAYAEATVPLVTVITRKAYGGAYIVMGSKQLGADINLAWPTAEIAVMGGQGAVNILYRGEIKGAEQAGEDVAAVRTRLANEYTYNVASPFLAAERGELDNVIQPAATRASVVKALRALRTKRASLPPKKHGNIPL, from the coding sequence ATGTACACGACCGCAGGCAAGCTCGCCGACCTGAAGAGGCGCTACCACGAGGCCGTCACCGCGAGCGGCGAGGCCGCCATCGAGAAGCAGCACGCGCGCGGCAAGATGACCGCCCGCGAGCGCATCGACCAGCTCCTCGACCACGGGTCGTTCGTCGAGCTCGACGAGTTCGTCCGCCACCGCACGCACGCGTTCGGCATGGACGCCAAGCGGCCGTACGGCGACTCCGTCGTCACGGGCACGGGCACCATCAACGGCCGCCAGGTCGCCGTCTACTCGCAGGACTTCACGATCTTCGGCGGATCCCTCGGCGAGGTCGCGGGCGAGAAGATCGTCAAGGTCATGGAGCTCGCCATCAAGACGGGCGTCCCCATCATCGGCATCCTCGACTCGGGCGGCGCCCGCATCCAGGAGGGCGTGGTCGCGCTCGGCAAGTACGGCGAGATCTTCCGCCTCAACACGCGCGCGTCGGGCGTGATCCCGCAGATCTCGCTGATCATGGGCCCGGCCGCGGGCGGCGCCGTGTACTCCCCCGCGCTCACCGACTTCGTGATCATGGTCGACAAGACCAGCCACATGTTCGTCACCGGCCCCGACGTCATCAAGACCGTCACGGGCGAGGAGGTCGGCTTCGAGGAGCTCGGCGGGGCGCTGACCCACAACAAGGTCTCGGGCGTCGCGCACTACCTCGCGAGCGACGAGGACGACGCGCTCGACTACGCGCGGACGCTCCTCGGGTTCCTGCCGGACAACAACCTCGCCGAGCTGCCGGACTTCCCCCGCACGGTCGACCTCGAGATGACGGCGCGCGACCACGAGCTCGACACGATCATCCCGGACAGCCCGAACCAGCCGTACGACATGAAGACGATCATCGAGCGCATCGTCGACGACGGCGAGTTCCTCGAGACCCAGCCGCTGTTCGCGCCGAACATCATCGTCGGGTTCGCGCGCGTCGAGGGCCGCTCCGTCGGCATCGTCGCCAACCAGCCGAACGCGATGGCGGGCACGCTCAACATCGAGGCGGGAGAGAAGGCCAGCCGCTTCGTGCGGTTCTGCGACGCGTTCTCCATCCCGATCCTCACGCTCGTCGACGTGCCCGGGTACCTGCCCGGCACCGAGCAGGAGTGGACGGGCGTCATCCGCCGCGGGGCGAAGCTGCTGTACGCCTACGCGGAGGCGACCGTGCCGCTCGTCACCGTCATCACGCGCAAGGCCTACGGCGGCGCGTACATCGTCATGGGATCCAAGCAGCTGGGCGCCGACATCAACCTCGCGTGGCCGACGGCGGAGATCGCGGTGATGGGCGGCCAGGGGGCCGTGAACATCCTCTACCGCGGCGAGATCAAGGGCGCGGAGCAGGCCGGCGAGGACGTCGCCGCCGTGCGCACCCGGCTCGCGAACGAGTACACGTACAACGTCGCGAGCCCGTTCCTCGCGGCGGAGCGCGGCGAGCTCGACAACGTCATCCAGCCCGCGGCCACGCGCGCGTCGGTCGTCAAGGCCCTGCGGGCGCTGCGCACCAAGCGCGCGAGCCTGCCGCCCAAGAAGCACGGGAACATCCCGCTGTGA
- a CDS encoding acetyl/propionyl/methylcrotonyl-CoA carboxylase subunit alpha, with translation MTRVNKVLIANRGEIAVRIIRAARDAGIGSVAVYADQDRDALHVTLADEAYALDGQSSADTYLVIAKLLSIARRSGADAVHPGYGFLAENADFAQQVIDAGLTWIGPSPSAIQQLGDKTTARHVAERVGAPLAPGTLNPVSGADEVLEFVDVHGLPVAIKAAFGGGGRGLKVARTREEVPELFESATREAVAAFGRGECFVEKYLDRPRHVETQCLADSAGNVVVISTRDCSLQRRHQKLVEEAPAPFLTDEQNAQLYAASKAILREVGYVGAGTCEFLVAQDGTISFLEVNTRLQVEHPVSEEVTGIDLVREQFRIAAGGLIDYDDPEPRGHSFEFRINGEDPGRGFFPAPGPVHVFQAPGGPGVRVDSGVRAGDVISGAFDSLLAKLIVTGSSREDALERSRRALDEFEVQGLPTVLPFHRAIVRDAAFAPADGAPFSVYTRWIETDFDNTIEPWSGALEDAAEAPARHTVVVEVGGKRIEVSLPEDLAPAAGASSSRRAAAAPARRKQAGSVDTSGGGSVTSPMQATVVKLAVEEGQQVVKGDLLVVLEAMKMEQPLTAHTAGTVSGIAAEVGQTVPSGHRLLDIV, from the coding sequence ATGACGCGTGTGAACAAGGTCCTCATCGCCAACCGGGGCGAGATCGCCGTCCGCATCATCCGGGCGGCGAGGGATGCGGGGATCGGCTCGGTCGCCGTCTACGCCGACCAGGACCGCGACGCCCTGCACGTCACGCTCGCCGACGAGGCCTACGCCCTCGACGGGCAGTCGAGCGCCGACACCTACCTCGTCATCGCCAAGCTCCTCTCCATCGCCCGCCGCTCCGGCGCCGACGCCGTGCACCCGGGCTACGGGTTCCTCGCCGAGAACGCCGACTTCGCACAGCAGGTCATCGACGCCGGGCTCACGTGGATCGGCCCCTCGCCGAGCGCCATCCAGCAGCTCGGCGACAAGACCACGGCCCGCCACGTGGCCGAGCGTGTGGGCGCACCGCTCGCCCCCGGCACGCTCAACCCGGTGTCCGGCGCCGACGAGGTGCTCGAGTTCGTCGACGTGCACGGCCTCCCCGTCGCCATCAAGGCGGCGTTCGGCGGCGGCGGTCGCGGCCTCAAGGTCGCCCGCACCCGCGAGGAGGTGCCGGAGCTGTTCGAGTCCGCCACCCGCGAGGCCGTCGCGGCGTTCGGTCGCGGCGAGTGCTTCGTCGAGAAGTACCTCGACCGTCCGCGGCACGTCGAGACCCAGTGCCTCGCCGACTCCGCCGGGAACGTCGTCGTGATCTCCACGCGCGACTGCTCGCTGCAGCGCCGCCACCAGAAGCTCGTGGAGGAGGCGCCCGCGCCGTTCCTCACCGACGAGCAGAACGCCCAGCTCTACGCCGCGTCCAAGGCGATCCTCCGCGAGGTCGGCTACGTCGGCGCCGGCACGTGCGAGTTCCTCGTGGCGCAGGACGGCACCATCTCCTTCCTCGAGGTCAACACCCGCCTCCAGGTCGAGCACCCGGTCTCCGAGGAGGTCACGGGCATCGACCTCGTGCGCGAGCAGTTCCGCATCGCCGCGGGCGGCCTCATCGACTACGACGACCCGGAGCCGCGCGGCCACTCGTTCGAGTTCCGCATCAACGGCGAGGACCCGGGCCGCGGCTTCTTCCCCGCGCCCGGTCCCGTGCACGTGTTCCAGGCACCCGGCGGCCCCGGCGTCCGCGTCGACTCCGGCGTGCGCGCGGGCGACGTGATCTCGGGCGCGTTCGACTCGCTGCTCGCCAAGCTCATCGTCACGGGATCCAGCCGCGAGGACGCCCTGGAGCGCTCGCGCCGCGCGCTCGACGAGTTCGAGGTGCAGGGCCTGCCGACCGTGCTCCCCTTCCACCGCGCGATCGTGCGCGACGCGGCCTTCGCCCCGGCGGACGGCGCGCCCTTCTCCGTCTACACGCGCTGGATCGAGACGGACTTCGACAACACCATCGAGCCCTGGTCCGGCGCCCTCGAGGACGCCGCCGAGGCGCCCGCCCGGCACACGGTCGTGGTCGAGGTCGGCGGCAAGCGCATCGAGGTGAGCCTCCCCGAGGACCTCGCGCCCGCGGCCGGCGCGTCCTCGTCCCGACGGGCGGCGGCGGCCCCAGCGCGGCGCAAGCAGGCCGGATCCGTCGACACATCGGGCGGCGGCTCCGTCACCTCGCCCATGCAGGCGACCGTCGTCAAGCTCGCGGTCGAGGAGGGCCAGCAGGTCGTCAAGGGCGACCTCCTCGTCGTCCTCGAGGCGATGAAGATGGAGCAGCCGCTCACGGCGCACACCGCGGGCACCGTCTCCGGGATCGCCGCCGAGGTCGGCCAGACCGTCCCGTCCGGGCACCGCCTGCTCGACATCGTCTGA
- a CDS encoding sensor histidine kinase: MPARPPASAPHPAAPATRALAGAPPRTPDNPISLARIETILGRGAGAFGLLFALQSVQVITGQLDTMRPAWSIAFLTVFFGSLVWTCVAGVIRRGVVPAHATVAIVFVLALATWPFAIAPDTLSPVPQPFLYQELTVATTCAAMAFRLWIAVIYTVAVPLGLGVIEAVIRHGTITPLDAFLQVLYSIILGGSVLMIVTVLRQAALGVDWAQGTALTRYSHAVRQHATEVERVQVDAIVHDSVLTTLLSAARTADPAARTLAATMAANAMGHLAAAEQGTDDDASVPLRAVAKRIVDAASALSAPFVLETRDLGARTVPVATAEAIYSAAVQAMMNSLQHAGTSAEAITRTLVISGHGDEGVAIDVVDDGVGFDQRRIPTERLGLRVSIKERVAQAGGLVTIDSAPGEGTAVRIRWPAPADAAAPEAPLLPGDLDASPTERPDRERGDR, from the coding sequence ATGCCCGCTAGGCCTCCGGCCAGCGCGCCGCACCCCGCGGCTCCCGCGACGCGCGCCCTCGCCGGCGCGCCGCCGCGCACCCCCGACAACCCCATCAGCCTCGCCCGCATCGAGACCATCCTCGGCCGCGGCGCCGGCGCGTTCGGCCTCCTCTTCGCCCTGCAGTCGGTGCAGGTCATCACCGGCCAGCTGGACACCATGCGCCCGGCGTGGAGCATCGCGTTCCTCACGGTGTTCTTCGGCAGCCTCGTCTGGACCTGCGTCGCCGGCGTGATCCGGCGGGGCGTCGTCCCCGCGCACGCCACCGTCGCGATCGTCTTCGTCCTCGCGCTCGCCACGTGGCCGTTCGCCATCGCGCCCGACACGCTCTCGCCCGTCCCGCAGCCGTTCCTCTACCAGGAGCTCACCGTCGCGACCACGTGCGCCGCGATGGCGTTCCGCCTCTGGATCGCCGTGATCTACACGGTCGCCGTGCCGCTCGGGCTCGGCGTCATCGAGGCGGTGATCCGCCACGGGACCATCACGCCGCTCGACGCGTTCCTGCAGGTGCTCTACTCGATCATCCTCGGCGGCTCGGTCCTCATGATCGTCACGGTGCTCCGCCAGGCGGCCCTCGGCGTCGACTGGGCGCAGGGCACGGCGCTGACGCGCTACTCGCACGCGGTGCGTCAGCACGCCACGGAGGTGGAGCGCGTGCAGGTCGACGCGATCGTGCACGACAGCGTCCTCACCACGCTGCTCTCGGCGGCGCGCACCGCGGATCCGGCGGCCCGCACGCTCGCCGCCACGATGGCCGCGAACGCGATGGGGCACCTGGCCGCGGCGGAGCAGGGAACCGACGACGACGCCTCGGTGCCCCTGCGCGCCGTCGCGAAGCGCATCGTCGACGCCGCCTCCGCGCTGTCCGCGCCGTTCGTCCTCGAGACGCGCGACCTCGGCGCGCGCACGGTCCCGGTGGCCACGGCCGAGGCCATCTACTCCGCGGCGGTGCAGGCGATGATGAACAGCCTCCAGCACGCCGGCACCTCGGCGGAGGCCATCACCCGGACGCTCGTCATCTCCGGCCACGGCGACGAGGGCGTGGCGATCGACGTCGTCGACGACGGCGTCGGCTTCGACCAGCGCCGCATCCCCACGGAGCGCCTGGGGCTCCGCGTGTCCATCAAGGAGCGCGTGGCGCAGGCCGGCGGGCTCGTCACCATCGACTCGGCGCCGGGGGAGGGCACGGCCGTGCGGATCCGCTGGCCCGCCCCGGCCGACGCCGCCGCGCCCGAGGCGCCCCTCCTCCCCGGGGACCTCGACGCGTCTCCGACCGAGCGCCCGGATCGCGAGAGGGGCGACCGGTGA
- a CDS encoding acyl-CoA carboxylase subunit epsilon, producing the protein MSDVHASADAPVGGFRVLGGSPTEEELAAATAVIAALAAQPAAEQPARRAPDAWQRSQRSVRGTLVPGPGRWREFSG; encoded by the coding sequence GTGAGCGACGTGCACGCGTCGGCGGATGCCCCCGTCGGGGGCTTCCGCGTCCTCGGTGGATCCCCCACCGAGGAGGAGCTCGCCGCCGCCACGGCGGTCATCGCGGCGCTGGCGGCGCAGCCCGCCGCCGAGCAGCCCGCGCGCCGCGCGCCGGACGCGTGGCAGCGGTCGCAGCGCAGCGTCCGCGGCACGCTGGTGCCGGGTCCCGGTCGCTGGCGCGAATTCTCCGGCTGA
- a CDS encoding NAD(P)H-quinone dehydrogenase, with the protein MGYEFEANQRIAILGGGPGGYEAAIAGAQLGAEVTLVERVGVGGSAVMTDVVPSKTLIATAEATNALGEAADLGVQFFSRGEATRRPVRPEVAVNLQAVNDRLLRLARQQSEDMKSSLIRAGVRIVQGEGRLDGPNRIIVSTGRGGGRGTDFDEIDADTTVISTGASPRILDTAKPDGERILTWTQLYTMDCVPEHLIVVGSGVTGAEFASAYTALGAKVTLISSRDQVLPGEDADAARVIEDVFTRNGMTVLSKSRAESVVRQGDGVVATLSDGRVVEGSHCLMAVGSVPNTAGIGLEEAGVQMSDSGHIRVNRVARTSVPSVYAAGDCTTFLPLASVASMQGRTAVYHAMGDAVSPTELRNVTSNIFTQPEIATVGWSQKQIEEGLAQGDIYKLPLASNPRAKMQNVKDGFVKLFARTGSGTVIGGVIVAPKASELIFPLALAVEHRLTVDDVARAFTVYPSLSGSISDAARAMHIVL; encoded by the coding sequence ATGGGATACGAGTTCGAGGCCAACCAGCGGATCGCGATCCTCGGAGGGGGTCCCGGCGGCTACGAGGCCGCCATCGCCGGAGCGCAGCTCGGCGCGGAGGTGACGCTGGTGGAGCGCGTGGGCGTCGGCGGCTCGGCCGTGATGACCGACGTCGTCCCCTCGAAGACCCTCATCGCCACCGCGGAGGCCACCAACGCGCTCGGCGAGGCCGCCGACCTCGGCGTCCAGTTCTTCTCCCGCGGCGAGGCGACCCGTCGTCCCGTGCGCCCCGAGGTCGCGGTCAACCTCCAGGCCGTCAACGACCGCCTGCTGCGGCTCGCGCGCCAGCAGTCCGAGGACATGAAGTCGAGCCTGATCCGCGCCGGCGTCCGCATCGTGCAGGGCGAGGGCCGGCTCGACGGGCCGAACCGCATCATCGTCTCCACCGGCCGCGGGGGCGGCCGGGGCACCGACTTCGACGAGATCGACGCGGACACCACGGTCATCTCCACGGGCGCGAGCCCCCGCATCCTCGACACCGCGAAGCCCGACGGGGAGCGGATCCTCACCTGGACGCAGCTCTACACGATGGACTGCGTGCCCGAGCACCTCATCGTCGTCGGATCCGGCGTCACGGGCGCGGAGTTCGCGTCGGCCTACACCGCGCTCGGCGCCAAGGTCACGCTCATCTCCTCCCGCGACCAGGTGCTGCCGGGCGAGGACGCCGACGCGGCCCGCGTGATCGAGGACGTCTTCACGCGCAACGGCATGACCGTGCTCTCGAAGTCGCGCGCCGAGTCGGTCGTGCGCCAGGGCGACGGCGTGGTCGCGACGCTCAGCGACGGCCGCGTCGTCGAGGGCAGCCACTGCCTCATGGCGGTCGGATCCGTGCCGAACACGGCGGGCATCGGCCTCGAGGAGGCGGGCGTGCAGATGAGCGACTCCGGCCACATCCGCGTCAACCGCGTCGCGCGCACCTCGGTGCCGAGCGTCTACGCGGCGGGCGACTGCACCACGTTCCTGCCGCTCGCCTCCGTCGCGTCGATGCAGGGCCGCACGGCCGTCTACCACGCGATGGGCGACGCGGTCAGCCCCACCGAGCTCCGCAACGTGACCTCCAACATCTTCACGCAGCCGGAGATCGCGACGGTCGGCTGGTCGCAGAAGCAGATCGAGGAGGGGCTCGCGCAGGGCGACATCTACAAGCTGCCGCTCGCGTCCAACCCCCGCGCGAAGATGCAGAACGTGAAGGACGGCTTCGTGAAGCTGTTCGCGCGCACCGGCTCGGGCACGGTCATCGGCGGCGTCATCGTGGCGCCCAAGGCGAGCGAGCTGATCTTCCCGCTCGCGCTCGCCGTCGAGCACCGGCTCACGGTGGACGACGTCGCCCGCGCGTTCACGGTCTACCCGTCGCTCTCGGGCAGCATCTCCGACGCGGCGCGCGCCATGCACATCGTCCTCTGA